The segment ATTAAATATTTCACTTCTATCATATTTGCTGTAATTGAATTTAAGTCAATTGTAATTACCATGAATAAATATTCTTATTTCAGTTTACACACGAAAAATATAAATAGAACAATAAATAAAGTATGTATTGTATTCTTATTCATGTTTTATCATCTTCTTTTTTTATGTTGATAATAAAAAGGGGATTATGATAATTTAGTTAATTGGATATGATTAAATGGGATTGGATTAGGGGTATTTCTCTCATATCATATTCCATTAACTATTTCTTTTCTAAAACCCGATTATAATTAAGACTGTTTAATAAAATATTAACTTTTACAGTTTTTAACAGATATCATCTCCATATAAACAGCTTATTCTCTTTATAACTTAGGCCGTTTATCATTTTTATAATGAAAATTAAAAAGGACTATAATCATCCTTGATCTTTTTGTGCTACATTTTCCGTTTTTCTTTTTTTTGTGCTACATGACTTTTCACCCATATATCCAATTATCAAAGACAGATAATCTCCTCATTAACATAATAATAATTTAAATAATGGAATAATCAACTCTTTCAGGATTGATAAAAAATCTGAAAATATCGGAACAACTATAACTATTATAAAATATAAAAAACATAATTTATGCCTATATAGGGGTATAAAAATATGAATCCAATAGAAATTGACAATGAAAAATGTGTAGCATGTTTATCATGCGTTTCTGATTGTCCGAGTTCTTATCTTTATCAGGAGGACAATATCATTAAAACACAGGACAAGGGATGTATAGAATGTGGCCATTGCTATGCAATCTGTCCAACCAACGCTATAAAAATGAGTGGTTATGATTTAAATGAGCAACCGGTAGTTTCAATGACACAAATAGATAGTGATATCCTTCTAGAGGCCATCAAAAGCAGAAGAACAATACGTAAATTTAAGCCACAGGCAATCGACGAGGAGACGATAAATAAGATTCTGGAGGCGGGAAGATACAGTCCAACCGGGGGCAATTCACAGAATGTATCATATACCATTCTCGCATCCAAACAGGATATGGCTGAAGAAATTTGTGTAAACCTATTTAGAAAGGGAAAAACAATAGGCTCACAATTAATAAAGTATTTGAAAAGAATGGATATTACAGATGACTTCTTCTTTAAGGGTGCTCCACTGGTAATTGTCGTATCCGCTAAAAGCAATATTGATGCCGGTCTTTCCAGTGCATATATGGAGATTATGGCAAACAGTCTTGGGTTGGGCGTATTGTACAGTGGCTTTTTTGTAATATGTACAAAGTTAAGCAGAAAACTAAAAAATCTCCTGGAACTAGAAAAGGGTTATAATGTAGTTTCATGTATGGTAATAGGATATCCTGATGTAAAGTATCAGAGAATAGTCCCTCGAAAAGAGTTGAAATATAAAAAATTATAGGTTGGCAATTAACCACTAGATGATAATGAAGGGTGGAATAATTTACTTCCATAATCTATTTTTTAACAAAATCCGTTGATGTGACATACGTACATTTGATGATATAATAAGGGGGCTGTTAATTGTAATGTGAGATTTGATATCTTATCTCACATCAGGCTCTTCATGAAAGGACATTAGTACAAATCGGTCACCTGAAAAAAATACATTTTTTAAAAACTATGCTGAGGGTATTAAATTATTTATACTATTTTAATGAAGGTTGAAATTTTATATAAAAAAATGGTAGTACCCCATAGAGGATATGAAAAATAAATAATTATTTATAGTAAAAAAGGAATAGATATTATTATGTACAACGAAATATCTGATTCCTTAAGTAGTAATTTGTCTTCCATTCAACTTAATCTTTTCGATTTTGGTTCAGATAATGCAAAAGAAAATGTTGTTAAAAGAGCTTTAAATCAGTCTTTAATAAAAGATATGAATGAAAAATTAAGTAATTTGGATGATAATCATTTTGAATATGTTAATCCTGTTTGTCCTCATTGTATTAAAGAAAATATGAGAGGAAGTATCATTAAAAAAGGATTTAGGCCTAGAAAAATAAGAATAAATGGTAATGAAAAATTAAATCCTTACGATAAAAATAAAGAAAAAGAAATAATTAAGCAAACAATAGAAAGTATAAACGTTTCGACAGTATTAAACACTTTAAATGATTTTAATGAAAAAATAGAAGTTAATTACATACATAATTTTATTAATGAAGTCAAGTATTATGATGTTCAAGATGATAAGAATATTACTGTTTATTTAAGAAAATATAAATGTAAACGATGTAAAAAACACTTCCAAACCGAATTAACAAATGTTTATGATAAATATAAACGTTATGCAAAGTCTTTTTTTAACAAAATAGATGAAATAACATATTATTCTCATTATACACCCTCACAATTACAAGACGTACTTAAAACTTCTTTCAATAGAGAAATTAATCTTAAAACTCTCTTCGACTGGACAAGAACAGCATCCAAAATAAGTAGATCCAACGATTACGATGGAATAACTTATAATTCCGATGAAAATCTAATTTTAAACCTAAAAGAAATAGGTTCAGGCATATATAATTATGATGAACAATATTTATCCGAAAACAAGAAAGATGGGCTACGATTAACATTATCTGATACTAAACTCAAAATACCCATTGCTGAACAGATAATAAAAAGAAATACTATTCATAAATGGAAAATAACAAAAGAAGAAGTATCTAATTTTATAAAAAAAGCAACAAAAGATAGAGCATTTCATGTCTTAATAACAGATGGACGAGCCATGTATAAAAAAATAGCAAAAGAATTCAATGTAGAACACCAATTATGCATATTTCACGCAATATATAACAACAAAAACGATGCAAAAAACGAATGTAAATCACTAAGTAAATCAACACTAGATAAAATGACAATATTCAACTACACATCACAAATAAATGAAATAGTAAGACAACTAAGCTTAGAAGATGCCAAAGAACAATTAAATGAACTAAAAGAAATACAATCAACCATAGGCTTACCCAAAATCAATAAAAAAATGCTCGAAAGAACAGAAAAAAACTTCTATCAACTAACAACACACTTAAGACTAAACGGAGTACCCAGAACCAACAACAACGCAGAATTAACCTATAACTTATCACTACAAAAATCAGAAAAAAGAAAATACAAAACAGAAGAAGGAATAATCTCAAAACTAATCACATACATGAAAAACAAAACATTACAAAAAGTGACCGCAATGTACTAATGCCCATGAAAGAAAAAAAGTATAAGGGTTAATCCCAAAATTTTTAGGATTGTTCTTCAATAATTGAATTTTATCATTTAAGTTTTTTCTCTAATAATTAAATTCGTATGTTTCTTCTACTTCCATCATGTTTCTGATTTCAGCTGTAGCATTGTCCAAATAAAAGATTCCCATTTCCCAACCGTTTGCATTGTATAACTCTGCCACTTCAGGCATGAGACTTAACGCTTCTTTAGCTATTTCTTCCTGTTTATCAAGATTTGCCACACCATAATATCTTAAAAAGTGCTCCCCATCCCATGCGGCTATTTCCACATTTGGATTTTCTTCCATCTGTTTATAAACCGTTTTGAATGTTCCCACTCCAAAATAAATCTTATCCTCCTTCAATAAATGAAATCCTAACGGTCTTACCTTTGGCTTATTTCCATCAACCGTTGAAAGATAGAATACTTCTGCTTTTGTTAATAATTCATCAACTTTTTCAATATCTGACATTTAATTCTCACCTCTATAATATTAGTTATATAATTGTTTTATTAAATAAGTATATCTGCCGATGAAAAATAGTCTTGATGCTTTTCAAAAACTGGTCTACAGCAGCACCTATTTCTTTCAAGTCTATATTTGATTATCTTAAATGCATCCTGAATAAGATATTTCACATCTTCCTTTAAATGTTTGGCCAATAATTTAATTATCCTGTTTTTGATGGAGAATATTAATAGAAGAAAATTAGTGGAATTTAATTATTTCCATTTATATTCTTAATAATCTTTTTATTATATTAATAATTTTATATGAAATTAAACTTGTTTAAATCTGAATGGATATAAATATAACTATTTTTTGTAAACAAAGGGGGATAATCCAATCAATAAAAAAAGAAATAGATTTATGCTTTAATTAAAAGCATTTGAACTAATTTACGGGTAATTTTTTAATGTAGTTGATGATTACTTTCGTTAATGGATATACTATAATTTCATAAACCGTTTTGAATGTTGCCTGGGTGAATATCATCATAATCAGTGACGTTAATGGCATGGCTCCATAGAATGCTATTGTGATAAATAGAATGGCATCTAATCCCTCACCGCAAATTGTGGATACGATACATCTTATGAATAGGTATTTTTCCGCTTTCTGTTTAAGATAGCTCATTACATAGGCGTTGAGTATGCTGCCGAAAAGGTATGCCATGAAACTTGCAAGCAGGACCCTGAAACTGTTGCTAAGAACCATTGCAAATGCTTCGGATCCTTCAAAGAATACAGGGGCAGGCAACATTATTGCAATGTTATACACTATCACGGCAACAAGATTCATGACAAATCCAAGATATATCACTTGTCTTGCCTTTTTGAATCCGTATATCTCTGCAAGTATATCATTAACGATATAGATTATTGGAAATATTAGGACACCACATGGCAGTATGAAATCAAAGAACATGAACGTTTTAAATGCCAGTATGTTGCTGATTATTAAGGTTGATGTTGCAATACCAGTTAGTATTGCAAATAGTTCCGTCTTGTTTAATTGATTTATCTTCATCACCTTTTATTTAATATAGCTGTCTGTATTGCTTTTATTTATTAATCTGTTTATTTTAGTATTAATGTATTATTTATATTAATAAATATATGTATTTTTTTTTAGGTGGTTTAAATGAAAAGAAGATATATCATACTGATTTGAAGCACTTTTTTTCTATTGTAATATTTTACAAAAAGAGTTTGGGATTCATAGGCTATTTTATGTAAAAAAAGTAAAGTATTGAGTAAATGAATAATGATGTAAAATAAGCGTATTCGATGGGGATAGGTTATAAAAATTAAAAAAGGGATGCCTTTCAAGTAGGTGTGTATAAATGGTTATTGTATGCTGAATACCTGGTATCGATAGGTGTTTTCCTTTCTGTAATCGGTTTTGTTTCGACCGAATCGGCTTGTAATCACGTATATGTCATCACCAGGCTGTAGTGTTATATCCCTTTTTCCAACTTTTTTTCTTAGCATTCTTGCTATCCTGGATGAACCTATGGACGTGACGGCATCCTTTGTGTTTTTTATCAGTTTGCTTTTCTTTATCTTTTTGGTACTTATCCTGTATGTTTTATCTTCAAACATTTGCATTGAGAAGTTGTCTGTTAGGTATATCATATCCTTTCACCTCATATTCTTTGTATTGTTATCTTTCGATAGTTGAATTTTTCATAATCATCCTTCTGTGGTGATACCAAGTATAGTGTATCGCCTTCATCAAGTAGGATGTTTATCCTGTTTTTTTCTATTTGCAGGTGGTCTGCTATGTTTTGATGACCTATTGAACTAATCAGATCATTTCTATTTTCCTGTATTTCATCATAGCTTGATAGTTCTATGACGAAGTTTAATTCTTTCTTGGGATTAAGCATTTTTGGGCTGAATCCATTTGATATATATTTCATTTCATTTTATCCTCCTTATTGTTTGTAAAAAATATATGAGCATAACACATGCTCCTGGTGGAGTTTGTGTCATACTTTCCCTTTTTTGGACTTTCGTCCTGTCAAAAAGACTTCTAAAAAAACAAAAGGTGTTAAAAATGTATAGATGATATTCGTGGTTGGTTTACATCTTCATCCCCTCCTCTGATTTTTTTTGGTGCTTCCGATAAAGAAATAATCGAACATGCATGACATCCTCATTGAATCCGGAAGCTTGTTCTCTGATGTCATGTCCCATAGTAGCTTCTATAGCCTTGCACATAAACTAATTTTAAAGAGTGATAACTATGAATAAATGATTCTTACTTCTTTAGATGATAACACCTCCATTTTGTTGGATGCGTTTGTTTTTAGAGAGATTTTTAAATGGATATTATTGATATAGTAACATTTGTTACTACACCAGCACAGTTATTTGTAGATTTGTGTTACCTACATAGCACTTGTGCAATATACTTTTTAATTTTCATAGTATATAAAGGTTTTGTATGTAACAATTATTTACATCATATTTTTACAGATTATAAAAAAATTAAAAATGTGTAAGTAATGTATTTTAATAGCTTTATTTATAAAATAAACCTTAAATAATTAAATTTTAATATTGAAATAATTATTAGTAAATAACAAAAAACTTCATAACAGTAAAAAATTGTAACAAATACTTAAATGATACATTTATATAATAATAAGAATATAATCATATGTAAGTAACAGCAACTTATTTCGGAGGGAAATATATTGCAAACAAGAAAAGTCAAACTGCAGGATATAGCGAAAATAAGCACGGGTCTTCCAATACAAAGATACATCGATAAAGAAGACATGAAAAAACAAAAAATAATAATGAACATGCCCATGCTGGACATAAATGAAGAATTTCCAACAGAAGAGGAAGAAATACAGGATGGCATAAATTCCCGCTTCTTTTCAAGAGAACATGACATATTGTATAAGGTACAACAACAATGCTTTGCAAAGGAAGTAACAACAGAAAGCGATGCAATCATAACAAACAACTATTTAATTATCAGGATAGATGATTTTAAAGAGGTAAATCCCACATTCTTAACGTACTACCTTAATGATCCAAGAGTAGAATACCAGATACAAAGAACGATAGATTCAACAAAAATAATGAAGGTAAGTACCAAAATACTAAAGAACCTGACAATAATGCTGCCTGAAAAAGAAGTACAGGACAAGCATGTAGAGCTAATAAACAAGATAAACCAAAGAATCGAACTCAAGAAAAAGTCAATAAGATGCGATGAAAAACTAATAGACTCATTATATGATACGGTTATCGGTGATGCATATGAGAATTAACCTTAAACGTAGACCCAACAGTATAGACTTACCCCGGCTATTAGAACGTATCGACTCAAAAGTCGATGTAATCCCCTTCATTACAATGAAATACTTGTCACAAAAACAAGAGGCATCAGACAAAAACAGTACGGAATTCCAGGAAAAGTATGGGATAACCTTCCGTGATTATGAATTATTAACAAACATCATTAAAAAACAGGAAGCAAAGGAAGATTCCTGTCTATCTGATGTTAAAAGTGCATTGAATGTTCTAAAAAACAGTTCCAATGAAGACATCAAAGAAATATTCTCCCGAGTAGACGAGGAAAAAATAACCAAGGAAATATTTGATGACATCGTTGAAATACTGGAATCCGAAGATGACCTTAAAAAATTATTCAAACAGGTAAATTATCTTCAATATGCCATAAAAAATGAGGACAACAAAAGAATCATACCGCCAACGGTCGAATTATTGTCCAATCTGGCCAGCACAAATCGCAAAACCAACAATGTATATGATCCATCATCCATTGATGCACAGACAATCACCGAACTGGACGACTTTAATCACGCGACAATTCACATCAAAGATGAAGAGGACTATTATCATGCAAAACAGAACATCATACTAAGTGACATATCACCTGATAAGGTGTCAATGTGCAATGATGAAATATTAATAGATGAAGACGACAAAAAGTATGATACGATAATATCGGTACCATATTCCAAACAGAAGATTAAAAATGAGAATATTGAAAGATATGCCGAATATGAAAGCAAAAATCCAAAGTTAATTCACCTGCTTAACATGATAGATCACCTGGACAGTGATGGATTACTTGTTACAACCACTACCCAGGGCTTATTGGTAAAAAAGGATGCACTTAAACTAAGAAAGTATCTGATTGACAATAACCTCTTGGATGTGGTAATCGAGTATGAAAGCGGCTATAGAAGTCGTGACATAACAATACTTGTAATAAACAACAACAAAAAGACAGATGACTTCCTATTTATAAAACCACCTGAGATGTTTCCAACATTCCTACTGCCCGCCTTTAATGAAAACATCCTGGAAATCTACAAAGAAAGAAAAATAGAGCCACGCTTAAGCAATATAATCAATAAGGATGAAATAATTAAAAACGAGTACAACCTTAATCCTAAACGTTACGTCTACACCCTGGACTATAAGAAAGTAGCCGTTGATGATATCCTAAAAAACCAAAGAGAGTACTCCGATGAAATCAAAAAGTTGGATGATGAGATAGATGATTTGTTAAGTATGTTAACTGATTAATAAATAAGGTTCTTTCATACTTATTTTTTAACAATTTTTTTTAGATATCTTCAGTTGTCATAACATCTTGCTTGTATACTTTTTAAATCCCTTAACATTCCCACCTCCTTCAGCGTTAATCAAATTTATTACTGTATTTAACATTAATCAAATTTTATTACCATTTAAACAATAATTACTATTTTATGCATATTAAATTTAATGATTTTTCATAAGCAATAATAAAAACATATACTGAATACAATTAAAAAAAATATGATTATTTCACTTAAAATCTATTAAAATATTCTCAGAAGTGATAAAATATGGTTTAAATAAATATAATTTTTTTAAATATAATTATAATAATAAAACTTAAATATTTTTCATTACAAACATTAACACAAAACATAAAGGAGAGTAGTGAATCGAAATGAAAAACATTAAACAATTGCTATTGTTTGTTACTCTATTAGTACTTTTAATAGGAATAGCAAGTGCATCCGAAGTAAATGTGGATACCGCAACCAGTACCAATGATGTACAGACAGTAGCAGATGATTCAACAGCAGTATCACATGATATTGTTACACAAGAAAAACAGATTATTAAAACTGAAAAAACGGATACTCCGATAAAAAAAGCGGCAAGTATTGAAGTTACACAGGAAAACTATGATACATACTTCCAGGATGGAGTATATAGTGATGAAGCCTCAGATATACTATTATCAGGACAATTCAATGCTAAAGACTTTACATTTGCATCACCAGTATCCATCACGTCAAAAGACTCAAATACAAAAGTTTATAACTCTTCATTCAACTTCTTTACAGGAGCAGATGGAAGTTCATTAACAAACGTTTACATAGAAGACAAAAACTATACTAATGCAGTTATACTGCTAAGTGAAGTAAACAATATTAAAATTCAAAACAATACAATCATACAACATAACGATGAAGGAGAAACACATGCAATAACAATGGATCTTTCAGACAACAACCTAATATCAGACAACAACATAACCGTCAGTGGAACAGAATATCCTGTAAAATATGAGGATGGATATATGCCGATAACCAGTTTATCTGCAATTCATGCTCATCAAATAAACTATAATAGGATAACAAATAACAACATTACAACCAGAGCAACTAATAGCAGTGGTGGAGAAGTAGCAACTACTGTAGGAGTTGATTTCTATGCAGATCCAATGTCTGCTTATATGGATGAACATGATGGTTCTGAAAACAATGAAATAAGTGGAAACATCATAACAACTGAAGCAATAAAATATGCCTATTCAATCAGATTAAACAACATTATGAACAATAACACCATAAAAAACAACAAAATAACTTCAACAAGTTTCTATGCTTATGGAATTGAATATGCATTTGGAAATTATTCAAAAATTATAGAAAATAACATAACATGTAATGGAAACCTGTCTTATGGTATAATTTACACTACAAACGGTATGGGCGATATTAATAATGGTTTAATTGAAAACAACAATATACTCGTAAATGATGCAGACGTAGCATACCTTATAGAATTCTATGGAGGAGCTCGTTCATTTGACACGGTAATAAATAACAACACTTTAACGGCAACAGGCGGACAAGTAATGGGTATAGGTGGATCTACATCCAACAGACTCAACATAACCAACAACAAAATCATCATCACAGGAAATTCAACAAGAACATTAAATGGTCTTTCTGAAGATATTTTACCAGAATTAACAGGTATAAAAATCGCAAAATCAAGTGATAAAGTTCTAATATCAGAAAATATGGTTAATGTAACAGATTTATCTGATGGAGATATTAATTCATTAAACCTAATGATAAAAAATAGTAAAGTATTGGATAATGAAATACACGTATCATCTTATGTCAATTCCAGATCATTTAATATAACAGGTACAAATAATACAGTAGAAGGAAATTATCCATTTACTCAAGAACCGGTAATATTACAAATGGATTCATTAGTTACAGAAAAATCAATTTCAACAAACGCTTATTTAACAGTAACAGATAGTAAATCAAACGTATTCACTCATGGAACAGTAACTTTATCCTTAGATGGCCAAGAAGTCGGAAGTGCTCCAGTTGAAAATGGTAAAGCAAAAATTGTATTCGTTCCGGAAGTGAATGAAGGAACTTATGTAATAACGGCAACTTACCAGGCAGATGATTGGTTCTTTGAAAACAGTACAACTGCTGATTTAATAATTTTAGCTCCATACAATGGAATTTACTATGTAAGTCCTGATGGTTCAGATTTAAATGATGGTTCAATTAACACACCTAAAAAAACAATTAACGCCGCTATAGAAATGGCTTCAAATCCGGAAAAAAATCATAACATAATCATTCTGGAAGGAACATATCAGATAACAAATGTAGAAGTCCCATCTGCATTAAATATTACAGGTGAAGGAAACGTAGTACTGGATGCAAATCATGAAGGATTAATATTCACCATAAAAGCAAATGATACTGAAATTAAAAATATTAAATTTATCAATGGTATCAACAAAAATGGTGGAGCAATTAACACAACTGGTAAATTAACTCTGGAAAATGTTACATTTGAAGACAACAATGCAACTTCATACGGTGGAGCAGTATATTCTGAGGGTGATTTAGTAGTTTCAGATTCAAAATTCATTAACAATAATGCTTCTACAGGTGGAGGAGCAATATATGATGTTAAAGCTACTGTAACAATCACTGATTCAGAATTTACGGGTCAATATTCAAGTGGTGGAGGAGCAGTATACTCTAAATTCATGACAACAATAGATAATTCCGTCTTCACCGATAACCGAGCAAAAACGGGTGGTTCATTATACATATCAGGTAATGGTACAGTTACAGATACAAACTTTACAGCTTCAAGTTCCGACAATTCCGGGGCAGTATTATACCAGAGTGATATTCGCAGTTCAGTAAACCTTACAAATGTAAATGTTAAAGATTGTGTTTCAAATACGTCATTATTCCATTATAATAATGAAAAATCAGTTTTAGACAAGGTAAACATCACTGATTCAACAAGTACACAATATTTAATATACTTAAGCAGAGGAAACTTAACGATTACTGATTCAAACATTAAAGACAACAACTGTTCAAAATCACTAATCAATTCATATGACAGGACAAATGCAAGATTTGCTGTGCTGACTGTAGAAAATTCCAATATAACCAACAATACTGCTTTAAACATCTTTGATGCAAGAGGAGAAATTGATCTCATATCAAATGAAGTATGTGATAACACGGCAACCAGTGGTACATTCTTCAAAGTAACCGGTTCAGGAGTTTACACTGCCGAAGGAAATACCTTCCTAAGAAATAATATAGCCAATTTAACTGTTGATTATTATCAGGATGATGCAATCAATGCAGTAACAATTGATGTATCGGTAAAAGCAAGTATTTTAGATGAAAACAATATACCATCAGGTAAAATTATATTTATTAATGGTGAAACCCAAACAGAATATTCTCTAGATGAAGGTAAAGTATCCATACCGTTCACGTCATCTTCAATGATTAACCCGGTAACATTCAAATATGTTGATAACCGAATCAATTCTCTTGAAGAAGAAACCTCATTGGACATAATCATACTTAGAACTACAGATATAATCTATAACATCATCAATAATACTGAAGGTAATGTACAGATAAATCTCACAGTTATCGATGCAGAAAATCAGGAAATACTGCCAGATTCCAGTATCAAAGTAACGGGTGATATCACAGCAGATACCACAAGCGGAATATTAACTGATACAACACTCACCCCTGGAGATTACACTATAAACGTACAATACCTTGGAAATGAAACTCACAAATCATCACAGACGACAATAACATTTACAGTAAAAAAAATACCACCAACACTCATAATAGATCCAATAACAGCTACCGTAGGTGACATTATAAACATCACGGCAAGAATCACCGAGCATGATGGAACAGTAGCCAACATCAACAAAGGAAAAGTAACATTTAAAGTCAACGGAAAAACATTGAAAGATGCAAGAGGTAAAGTTATCTATGTTAAAGTAGTAAACGGAGTAGCAACAATTGAAAACTTTGAAGTACCAAGTGAATGGACAAAAGAAGACACCACTATCGAAGCAGTATACTCAGGATCCACACAATGCGAAAAACTAAGCAGTGAAAAAACAGAAATAACCATAGAAAAAGCAGTGCCAACACTAACAACAAGTGACATAACAGCAACAGCAGGTGAAACAATCACATTAACAGCACAAATAACAGACAACGACAAAGTGATAAACAATGGTAAAGTAGTCTTCAAGATAAACGGTAAAACAGTCAAAGATGCTAACGGTAAAGTCATCTATGCTAAGGTAGTAAACAACCAGGTAAGCGTAGAGTACACATTACCAGCTGATATGAAGTCTAATAAATACAATTTAACGGCAATATTTACATCACCTGACTATGAACGTTTGGAAGATACAAAAACACTTACTATAGAATAATCACCAGAACAATATGGGAGTAATAACTATTTAACTCTCATTTTACACTTTTTTTCATGCAAAAAAGGATTGCAACTATTTATTATTGGATTGTAAGTATTATAATTACACATTCTAAGCAATATAATAGCATTAATTATGGATTATATGCACAATATTGGTAAAATCCTATTTTAAAGATTCCGAAACTAAATGTGGTATGTTTCAACTTTTAATTTATTTTTCGAGTAATTAAATAT is part of the Methanosphaera sp. BMS genome and harbors:
- a CDS encoding Ig-like domain repeat protein, whose amino-acid sequence is MKNIKQLLLFVTLLVLLIGIASASEVNVDTATSTNDVQTVADDSTAVSHDIVTQEKQIIKTEKTDTPIKKAASIEVTQENYDTYFQDGVYSDEASDILLSGQFNAKDFTFASPVSITSKDSNTKVYNSSFNFFTGADGSSLTNVYIEDKNYTNAVILLSEVNNIKIQNNTIIQHNDEGETHAITMDLSDNNLISDNNITVSGTEYPVKYEDGYMPITSLSAIHAHQINYNRITNNNITTRATNSSGGEVATTVGVDFYADPMSAYMDEHDGSENNEISGNIITTEAIKYAYSIRLNNIMNNNTIKNNKITSTSFYAYGIEYAFGNYSKIIENNITCNGNLSYGIIYTTNGMGDINNGLIENNNILVNDADVAYLIEFYGGARSFDTVINNNTLTATGGQVMGIGGSTSNRLNITNNKIIITGNSTRTLNGLSEDILPELTGIKIAKSSDKVLISENMVNVTDLSDGDINSLNLMIKNSKVLDNEIHVSSYVNSRSFNITGTNNTVEGNYPFTQEPVILQMDSLVTEKSISTNAYLTVTDSKSNVFTHGTVTLSLDGQEVGSAPVENGKAKIVFVPEVNEGTYVITATYQADDWFFENSTTADLIILAPYNGIYYVSPDGSDLNDGSINTPKKTINAAIEMASNPEKNHNIIILEGTYQITNVEVPSALNITGEGNVVLDANHEGLIFTIKANDTEIKNIKFINGINKNGGAINTTGKLTLENVTFEDNNATSYGGAVYSEGDLVVSDSKFINNNASTGGGAIYDVKATVTITDSEFTGQYSSGGGAVYSKFMTTIDNSVFTDNRAKTGGSLYISGNGTVTDTNFTASSSDNSGAVLYQSDIRSSVNLTNVNVKDCVSNTSLFHYNNEKSVLDKVNITDSTSTQYLIYLSRGNLTITDSNIKDNNCSKSLINSYDRTNARFAVLTVENSNITNNTALNIFDARGEIDLISNEVCDNTATSGTFFKVTGSGVYTAEGNTFLRNNIANLTVDYYQDDAINAVTIDVSVKASILDENNIPSGKIIFINGETQTEYSLDEGKVSIPFTSSSMINPVTFKYVDNRINSLEEETSLDIIILRTTDIIYNIINNTEGNVQINLTVIDAENQEILPDSSIKVTGDITADTTSGILTDTTLTPGDYTINVQYLGNETHKSSQTTITFTVKKIPPTLIIDPITATVGDIINITARITEHDGTVANINKGKVTFKVNGKTLKDARGKVIYVKVVNGVATIENFEVPSEWTKEDTTIEAVYSGSTQCEKLSSEKTEITIEKAVPTLTTSDITATAGETITLTAQITDNDKVINNGKVVFKINGKTVKDANGKVIYAKVVNNQVSVEYTLPADMKSNKYNLTAIFTSPDYERLEDTKTLTIE